DNA from Deltaproteobacteria bacterium:
AGATTTGTGTTTTGTATACAAAAATTACAGGACATTCATTGAACAATTTTTCCCTTCGAAGGAAGGAGAAATATTAGATACAAAGGGCAATGTTGTTGGCTGCCATCATGGTATTTCTCATTACACCATTGGACAGAGAAAAGGAGTAAAGGTGGGTAATACTCCGCGGTATGTTATAAAGATAAATGTAAAAAAAAATAGAATCATTGTAGGGGAAGAAAAAGAACTCTATAATAGAGTGTTCCTTGTTAAAGATTGCAACTTGTTTGTGAAGAAGAATTTTTTTAGAGGAAGAGAGGTTTTGTGCCAGGTGCGTTTCAAAACCAGACCCAAAAAGGCTATGATAGATATAAAAGATAATGAGTGCGTAGTCAGATTAAGAGAAAAAGAGAGAGCAGTTACTTCCGGTCAATTTGCCGTATTTTATTTTGATGATACATTGTTGGGGGGAGGATGGATATACCGTATCGTAAAATAAGGAAGAATATACTAAATCACTTTCGCTATGAAAGGTACTTGTTAGACATAGCGAAATTTATCAAGTTTAATCCTTATGATAGGGTGTGCGTGGTCTATAAAACTGTAAATTATTTAAAATCCCTTGTGCTTGAAAGTCTAAACTCCAAAGAGAATTTTACAGAATACAATATAGAGGAAGAGGAGGACATACAGTTTGAGGACAAATACGATATTTTTATTCTTTTTTTGATGGCTCATGCTTTAGGTGATGAAAAATTGGGAAAATTATTAGGAGACATTAAAGAGGCTTTGGTGAGCGACGGCAGCGTTTTTGTTGTTGATTATGCTCAGCCCAAAGGTATAGCAGGCAATTTTTTTAAGTTTGTCTTGAATATAACGGACAAAGATGCTTGTAGATATTTGGATAGAGGGAATGAAATTTTCAATAAATGCGGATTTACAGAGCAGGGGAGGGTCATTCTTAAGAGAGGATGTATAAAGGTAATACATTTTAAAGCAGGCTCACTATTAGAGGAAGGCTGACAATTGTAAACAGCATATTTAATGAGAATTTAACCTCTTTAGGATGAGAAGAAGAAATACTGAAATTACTTATGCTCATTTAGAGGTTTTGCTTCTTCTATGAGCATTATAGGAATATCTTCCTTTATAGGATAGATAAGCTTACACCTCTCGCATATAAGACCATCTTTTTCTTTGGTCAATTTTAACTCTCCCTTACACTTTGGGCAAACCAGGATTTCCAAAAGTTCCTTAGAAATCATTTCAAAAACATCCGAGCTGACATTCTATTAGCTTAATGTGCAACTTGTTTACAAGTTTTCCTACTTCTTTTGGTGACACATTAAAGTCTTTTGCTGTTTCCATACATTGTTTGCAGGTTATCTTTTCGTCTTTTGCCGCCTTTAGGATAGCTTCTTCTATTTTTTCTACACTTTCCATGCAAATTATATTACCTTGCATTGAGAACACCTGTCAAGCAAAAAAAAAGGATAAAAAGGGATCAGACCTGACCCCTTTAGTCCCTTCTAAGTTGAAAATTTAAAACCTTTTTGAAAAACTTTTAAACAAGCATCTACTACTTCAGGGTCATAAAGGATGCCTCTGTTTTCTGATATTTCCTGCAGTGCTTTGTCTATACCCAGAGCGGGTCTGTAAGGCCTGTGAGAAGACATAGCCTCAACCACATCAGCCACACCCAAAATCCTTGCTTCCAGTATAATCTCTTTACCTTTGAGACCATTTGGATAACCAGAACCATCCATCCTTTCATGGTGTTGAAGTATAGTTTGTGCTACCTGTGCCGGAAAATCTATATTTTTTATTATCTCATAACCTACTTGAGGATGGGTTTTGATCATGTTGAATTCAATCTCACTTATTTGACCAGGCTTACTTAAAATAGCGATAGGAATAGAAATTTTGCCAATATCATGGATAATTCCTGTTATCCGAACCCAGTTAATCCTCTCTTTAGAAAATCCCATTTCTTCAGCAATAGCACATGCAAGCTCAGCTACCCTCCGCTGATGTCCGGCAGTGTAAGGGTCTCTCATCTCTGTCATAAGCGCCATGGCGTTTATGACCTCTTCCATGATTTTTTGTAGTTTTTTATAACTCTGTTCTAACTCCTTTGTCTTCTTTTCAACCATCTTCTCCATGTCACGGGCATAATGTTCTTTTATCGCAGTTTCTATCTCTAATTCTCTCTCACGGGCAGAAAGTCCCCTATGCAAATAGAGAAATTCTATCCCTCTTTTTACAGAAGTGATAAATTCCTCTAAGGAAAAGGGTTTTTTCAAGTAATCAAACACTCCTAATTTCAAAGCATCTATAGCTTTTTCATAATCGCCATGCCCGGTAATGATAATAGACACAAAATCATCTGTAATTTCCCTGCATCTTTCCAGCATCTCCAGACCATTCATGTTCGGCATCTTGATATCTGCTACAACGACATCTATATGACTGCCTTTAAAAAATTCTAAACCCTCTATACCATCATAGGCAACATCCACTCTCCATCCTTCTTTTTCCAGTTCCCGCTTCAGATGGTGGCATAACCCTCTCTCATCTTCCACTATCAAAATGCGCTCTTTTACAGGTTCTCTCTTTGCTCTTTTCTGCTGAATACGAAACACAACCATGCTTAATTCTTTTAAAGAGATAGGTTTTCTTAAGAAATCTACTGCTCCCAGACGCATGGATTCTATTGCTTTCTCTTCATCACCGTAACCCGTGATTATAATAACCTCTACATCTATCTTTTCTTCTCGGATTTTCTTCAACAGGATAAGCCCATTTATCTCCGGTATACGAATGTCTAAAAGCATCAAGTCATAAGCCCTATTTTCCTTCTGAGCATCTCTTAACTTTTCCAAAACACCAGATGCTCGTATGCTGCAATCAACTTCATAATCTTCTTTCTCCAGTTCTCTTTTTAGACGCTGGCAGATTTCTATCTCATCATCAACAATAAGTACTCTCATTTCCTGCCTGCCTTTTTAAACCGATGAATATTAAGCTGCTCAATTCCTTCCTTTACAGAGATAATGAGTTCATTTAGGGGAAAAGGCTTTTTCAAATAATTAAAGGCACCTAATTTCAAAGCCTTCATAGCTTTTTCATAGTCACCGTGTCCGGTAATGATAATAGACACAAAATCATCTGTAATTTCCCTGCATCTTTCCAGCATCTCCAGACCATTCATCTTTGGCATCTTAATATCAGTAATCAGCACATCAATTTTATTTTTCTTAAAATAATTCAGACATTCCTCTGCACTGTATGCCGCTTTTACCTTCCATCCTTCCTTTTCCAGTTCTCGTTTAACAAGCCTTGCCAGTTCCCTCTCATCATCTACCACCAAAATATTGTAAAGCTCCTGTTTTTTTAACAGTTCCTCCACCTGGATTACCACTGTATCCAATTCATTTAGAGAAATGGGTTTTTTCAGGTAATCCCTCGCCTTCAGGCGGATAGCCTCAATTACCTTCTTTTCATCACGATAGCCACTTATAATAATCACTTCAATGCCTAACTTGTCTTTTCTAATATGAGAAAGGAGACTAAGTCCGTTTATCTCTGGCATCTGTATGTTGAGAAGCAAGAGATGAAATGGTTTGTTATTCTTTTTTGCTTCCTTTAATTTTTTTAGAGCATGAGAAGACGAAGTTTCATAATCAACACTATAACCCTCTTTCTCCAACTCTCTCTTTAGACGCTGGCAGATTTCTATCTCATCATCAATAATAAGTATTCTCATTCCTTCACAGGCAATGCTATTTTAAAGCTTGCACCCTTCATCTCATTATCCTCTACCCAGATTTTACCCTTCATTCGGGTTATAATACCATAAGTGATAGAAAGACCCAGACCAGTGCCTTCGCCCACCTCCTTTGTGGTAAAAAATGGTTCAAATATCTTCGTCTTAATTTCATCTGGCACCCCATACCCATTGTCTGCAAACTCAAAGACTACATTGTTGCCCTTTCTTGAGGTACTGCATCTGATTTTCTTCTGAAAACTTATTCCTTCTTTTTCTGCTTCAATACCCTTTTCATCCAGAATTTGACGAGCATTGGTGAGTATATTCACAAATGCCTGCTCTATCTGATTTGGTTCCACCTCAACTAAGGGTAAATTCTTCTCTATCTCGTATGAAACAGAGATATTATGCACCCTGAATTGTTCCTCTATCAATGTAAAAGCATTACTCAAAAGCTGTTCAGGCTTAACAGTTTTTACCTCTTCCGGCTGTCTGGCAAATATACGCATATGACTGATAATCTTGTCTATCCGTTTAACATTTTGCATTATATCTTTCAAATCCTGAGGAAGAAGACCGAAGTTTAAACGCTTTTTATCTATATCTCTCAACAGCCCCTCTGTAGCAGTAGAGATAAT
Protein-coding regions in this window:
- a CDS encoding response regulator, which encodes MRVLIVDDEIEICQRLKRELEKEDYEVDCSIRASGVLEKLRDAQKENRAYDLMLLDIRIPEINGLILLKKIREEKIDVEVIIITGYGDEEKAIESMRLGAVDFLRKPISLKELSMVVFRIQQKRAKREPVKERILIVEDERGLCHHLKRELEKEGWRVDVAYDGIEGLEFFKGSHIDVVVADIKMPNMNGLEMLERCREITDDFVSIIITGHGDYEKAIDALKLGVFDYLKKPFSLEEFITSVKRGIEFLYLHRGLSARERELEIETAIKEHYARDMEKMVEKKTKELEQSYKKLQKIMEEVINAMALMTEMRDPYTAGHQRRVAELACAIAEEMGFSKERINWVRITGIIHDIGKISIPIAILSKPGQISEIEFNMIKTHPQVGYEIIKNIDFPAQVAQTILQHHERMDGSGYPNGLKGKEIILEARILGVADVVEAMSSHRPYRPALGIDKALQEISENRGILYDPEVVDACLKVFQKGFKFST
- a CDS encoding Trm112 family protein is translated as MISKELLEILVCPKCKGELKLTKEKDGLICERCKLIYPIKEDIPIMLIEEAKPLNEHK
- a CDS encoding response regulator, producing MRILIIDDEIEICQRLKRELEKEGYSVDYETSSSHALKKLKEAKKNNKPFHLLLLNIQMPEINGLSLLSHIRKDKLGIEVIIISGYRDEKKVIEAIRLKARDYLKKPISLNELDTVVIQVEELLKKQELYNILVVDDERELARLVKRELEKEGWKVKAAYSAEECLNYFKKNKIDVLITDIKMPKMNGLEMLERCREITDDFVSIIITGHGDYEKAMKALKLGAFNYLKKPFPLNELIISVKEGIEQLNIHRFKKAGRK